The genomic DNA AGAAAAATAACAGCCGTGGCAAGGAAGTAATCATTAGCAAACCGGGAGCCCCCTTTGCTGCCATGGTGGTTCCCACCAATGAAGAATTAATGATTGCCAGAGAAACTAAAGAGCTGGTGCAATAAGATATTAAGAAGCCACAAATCTTTGGATTTGTGGTTTTATGTTTGGTAAGAAAAATATAATAATAAGTTATTTATAATGTAAGATATTAATTATATAATTTACATGACAGGAAATGTTTTATCCGGAGGTGAAACGGATGTTTACCAAGCACTGGATGCTGCGTGAAGTGGCTCACTGCAAAGAAGGTTGCCCTAGGCAGTCCCGGACATGACGTTAAACTGTCCCCAAGATAAAAAGGGCCGCTCTTCCCGGTGAGGGCGGTCCTTTTTTGGTTTTACGGTACGGCCAGTATTTTAATGCCTAATATTTTTTCCTGATCCATTTGTAGGGCAATAATGTTTTGGCCGTCAGGGTGCCAGACAATACTGTCGTTATATTTATATTCCGGCGTTAATGTATGAACATTTTGGCCGTCATAATCAGAGATTTTCACCTGGTTGCCGTTTATTTGGCTATCCCCAAAACGGCCGAAATCTCCCTGAACAAAGGCTAGTTTATCGCCCCGGGGGGATACGGTGTAATTAAAATTTGTTTGGTGAGTTTCCGGCAGACAATAAGATTTTATTTTGTCGCCAAGCTCATCGTATATTTCTACTTGTCCCCGGTAACTCTTAATAAGTTGTCCCTTGCCGGTGTCAACCGTCACAAAGAAAGCATCACCGATAATATTTTCGCCCAGTTCAACATATTTTTGCCGCTCAAGATTTAGTATGGCATGACTATATCCGTCGTCCCAACCACTTATGATGTGCAGGGCCCGGCCTGGTATAAGCCACTGGGCTTGCCGGAATTTACCTTCTGCCTCGGTAATTCTTTCAATTTGGCCGGTTGCCACAGAAATTTTGGCCATGCCTTGCAGGTAGCCGGCGCCGTCTCCCAGTTGTTTGCCCAGATCACAAAAATAAAACAGGTGCTTACCGTCAGGATACCAGACGGGGTACCGGTCTTCATTGTTCTTAGTCAGTCGCTTAGACTGTCCTGTTTCTATATCGTATATAAACAGACCGTCACCAAGTTTGGCATAAGCCAGCTGCCGACCGTCCGGGCTGACGGAAGCAAACCAACTGTCCTGGGCAATCTCCGTTTTTTTACCGGTTCCGGTGTTAAGTAAATACAAGGTGCCTTCATATTGATAAACCAGGGTGTGGCTGTCGGGCAGCCAGGCCAGAACTTTATCGGCATTATTAAAGGCAGTTGTTTCACCGGAGCTTAAATCAGCCAGCACCAGACGGCTACTGACATTATTGTTATCATTATTGTAATAATATCCGCTGCAGGCAATTTTCCGCCCGTCCGGAGAAAGCAACAAATCTTGGTGATAGCCGGTCAGGTAGATGCCTTTGGCGGTGAAATCAATGTCTTTTAAAGTCATGTAAGGTTCTTTGTTAACAATGAAGCCGCAAGCACTTAAACTTCCCGCCAAAAGTACTGCAATAATAAAAAAAATTAATAACTTGCGCATGCCGGAAACCTCCTTTGCGGGGTAAAATTACTCTTGTTTAATAGACGATTAGCCGGGGCTTTTGTTGCTTCCCGGCTATCTTATATGCACCCCCGCCGGGGGTTTTATCAACTTCATCCACCGGCGGCCATACTGCAGCCGGCAACATTTTTATTAACAGCAGCGGGATTTGCTTGTTTTGGGCGTAATGCCAACAGGCGCATGCTGTTTAAGGTAACCAGTAAACCGGCTCCCATATCGGCCAGAATAGCCAGCCAGAGGGTCAGCCAGCCGGGGAAAACCAGCAGCACGGCCAGAGTTTTTATGCTAATGGCAAAGAAAATATTTTGCTTGATAACTCGCCTGGCCTCTCTGCCCAACCGCACTGCGAAGGGAAGTTTGCTCAGATCGTCTGTCATTAAAACCACGTCTGCGGTTTCCAAGGCGGTATCATTGCCGGCGCCTCCCATAGCGATGCCAATATTGGCGGCTGCCAGAGCCGGGGCGTCGTTGATGCCGTCCCCCACCATACCTATACTGCCGTAGCGCTCCCGCAAGGTCTGTACAGCCAATACTTTGTCCTGCGGCAGCAGGTTTGCTTGATAATCAGGTATGCCGATTTGCCGGGCAACCGAACCGGCGGTTGCCATATGATCACCGGTTAGCATAACAAGAGGATGA from Desulforamulus hydrothermalis Lam5 = DSM 18033 includes the following:
- a CDS encoding PD40 domain-containing protein, giving the protein MRKLLIFFIIAVLLAGSLSACGFIVNKEPYMTLKDIDFTAKGIYLTGYHQDLLLSPDGRKIACSGYYYNNDNNNVSSRLVLADLSSGETTAFNNADKVLAWLPDSHTLVYQYEGTLYLLNTGTGKKTEIAQDSWFASVSPDGRQLAYAKLGDGLFIYDIETGQSKRLTKNNEDRYPVWYPDGKHLFYFCDLGKQLGDGAGYLQGMAKISVATGQIERITEAEGKFRQAQWLIPGRALHIISGWDDGYSHAILNLERQKYVELGENIIGDAFFVTVDTGKGQLIKSYRGQVEIYDELGDKIKSYCLPETHQTNFNYTVSPRGDKLAFVQGDFGRFGDSQINGNQVKISDYDGQNVHTLTPEYKYNDSIVWHPDGQNIIALQMDQEKILGIKILAVP